In the Lepus europaeus isolate LE1 chromosome 18, mLepTim1.pri, whole genome shotgun sequence genome, one interval contains:
- the GCGR gene encoding glucagon receptor isoform X1, which yields MGPILPVPAWAKGLSTHSGHWGTCRAQEHPGVMCSARPPGQGTCQPRTHRGHWERAGGRLWRRGLQPPGRSRPERALAVLATRPAPAGSQDARPQGWLGGSRSVRLAPSPIPALALQPVAPGPPCPSVQPLPDVGGQLPRGMPPTWPCRPLPPPLLLLLLLLAGQPQATSAQVMDFLFEKWKLYRDQCHHNLSLLPPPTQLVCNRTFDKYSCWPDTLPNTTASISCPWYLPWYHKVQHRLVFKRCGLDGQWVRGPRGQPWRDASQCQMDTDEMEAQKEVAKMYSSFQVMYTVGYTLSLAALLLALAVLLGCSQLHCTRNHIHANLFASFVLKAGAVLATDRLLQTRYGQQLGDDLSVSVWLSDGAVAGCRVAAVSMQYGVVANYCWLLVEGVYLHSLLSLPALPERSHFGLYLAIGWGAPLLFVIPWAVVKCLFENVQCWTSNDNMGFWWILRAPVFLAILINFFIFIRVVHLLVAKLRAHQMHHTDYKFRLAKSTLTLIPLLGVHEVVFAFVTDEQAQGALRATKLFFDLFLSSFQGLLVAVLYCFLNKEVQSELLRRWRRWRMGKALREERPVSVHVPSAPPEKLRPVQDGGSPGPPQDLSSEALLASDLPGLAENPF from the exons ATGGGCCCCATCCTACCTGTGCCTGCCTGGGCCAAGGGGCTGTCCACGCACAGTGGGCACTGGGGGACGTGCAGAGCCCAGGAGCACCCGGGAGTCATGTGCTCTGCCAGGCCCCCAGGGCAGGGCACGTGCCAGCCCAGGACGCACAGGGGACACTGGGAGCGTGCAGGTGGCCGGCTGTGGAGGAGGGgcctgcagcctcctgggagaTCCAGGCCGGAGAGGGCCCTCGCTGTGCTGGCCACCCGGCCGGCTCCTGCTGGGAG CCAGGACGCCAGGCCTCAGGGGTGGCTTGGGGGCAGCAGGAGCGTCCGGCTAGCACCGTCTCCCATCCCTGCTCTGGCGCTCCAGCCTGTGGCCCCCGGGCCCCCTTGCCCCAGCGTGCAGCCCCTGCCAGATGTGGGGGGGCAGCTGCCCAGAGGCATGCCCCCCACCTGGCCGTGCCGCCCTCtcccgccgccgctgctgctgctgctgttgctgctcgCTGGCCAG CCACAGGCCACCTCCGCCCAGGTGATGGACTTCCTGTTTGAGAAGTGGAAGCTGTACAGGGACCAGTGTCACCACAACCTGAGCCTGCTCCCTCCGCCCACTC AGCTGGTCTGCAATAGGACATTCGACAAGTACTCCTGCTGGCCCGACACCCTGCCCAACACCACGGCCAGCATCAGCTGCCCCTGGTATCTGCCTTGGTACCACAAAG TGCAGCATCGCCTTGTGTTCAAGAGGTGCGGTCTGGATGGGCAGTGGGTGCGTGGGCCCCGGGGGCAGCCGTGGCGCGACGCCTCCCAGTGCCAGATGGACACAGACGAGATGGAGGCCCAG AAGGAGGTGGCCAAGATGTACAGCAGCTTCCAGGTGATGTACACCGTGGGCTACACGCTGTCGCTGGCGGccctgctcctggccctggccgtcCTGCTGGGCTGCAG CCAGCTGCACTGCACTCGCAACCACATCCACGCCAACCTGTTCGCCTCCTTCGTGCTCAAGGCCGGCGCGGTGCTGGCCACTGACCGGCTGCTGCAGACCCGCTACGGCCAGCAGCTGGGTGACGACCTCAGCGTGAGCGTCTGGCTCAGCGACGGG GCTGTGGCCGGCTGCCGGGTAGCCGCGGTGTCCATGCAGTACGGCGTCGTGGCCAACTACTGCTGGCTGCTGGTGGAGGGGGTCTACCTGCACAGCCTGCTGAGCCTGCCCGCCCTCCCCGAGAGGAGCCACTTCGGCCTCTACCTGGCCATCGGCTGGG GCGCCCCCCTGCTGTTTGTCATCCCCTGGGCGGTGGTCAAGTGCCTGTTCGAGAACGTCCA GTGCTGGACCAGCAATGACAACATGGGCTTCTGGTGGATCCTCCGTGCCCCCGTCTTCCTGGCCATCCTG ATCAACTTCTTCATCTTCATCCGCGTCGTCCACCTCCTCGTGGCCAAGCTGAGAGCCCACCAGATGCACCACACAGACTACAAGTTCCG GCTGGCCAAGTCCACGCTGACCCTCATCCCCCTGCTGGGCGTCCATGAGGTCGTCTTCGCCTTCGTGACGGACGAGCAGGCCCAGGGCGCCCTGCGCGCCACCAAGCTCTTCTTCGACCTCTTCCTCAGCTCCTTCCag ggcctgctggtggctgtcctctactgcttcctcaaCAAGGAG GTGCAGTCGGAGCTGCTCCGGCGCTGGCGCCGCTGGCGCATGGGCAAAGCTCTGCGGGAGGAGCGGCCGGTCAGCGTCCACGTGCCCTCTGCCCCACCCGAGAAGCTTCGGCCGGTGCAGGATGGGGGCAGCCCCGGACCCCCCCAGGACCTCTCCTCTGAAGCCCTCTTGGCCAGTGACCTCCCCGGGCTGGCTGAGAACCCCTTCTGA
- the MCRIP1 gene encoding mapk-regulated corepressor-interacting protein 1 — MQGVTSRWALSPSASQKPISANEPVTGGPGLGGRRVQRPRGSGSGTPGPDAPAMSSSPVSRVVYNGRRNSSPRSPSSSSEIFTPAHEENVRFIYEAWQGVERDLRSRLAGSERGLVEEYVEKVPNPSLKSFKPIDLSDLKRRSTPDTKKS; from the exons ATGCagggagtgaccagcaggtggGCGCTCTCGCCGTCTGCCTCTCAGAAACCAATATCTGCGAACGAGCCAGTTACGGGTGGGCCGGGGCTTGGTGGCCGGAGGGTCCAG AGGCCCAGGGGATCTGGCAGCGGAACGCCAGGACCAGACGCCCCAGCGATGAGCAG TTCCCCTGTCTCCAGAGTCGTGTACAACGGCAGGAGGAACAGCAGCCCCCGCTCGCCCTCCAGCAGCAGCGAGATCTTCACCCCGGCCCACGAGGAGAATGTGCGCTTCATCTACGAGG cctggcagGGCGTGGAGAGAGACCTGCGGAGCCGGCTGGCAGGCAGCGAGCGGGGCCTGGTGGAGGAGTACGTGGAGAAGGTCCCCAACCCCAGCCTGAAGA GCTTCAAGCCCATCGACCTGAGTGACCTGAAGCGCCGCAGCACGCCGGACACCAAGAAGTCCTAA
- the PPP1R27 gene encoding protein phosphatase 1 regulatory subunit 27 — protein MPSRTARYARYSPRQRRRRLLADRSVRFPNDVLFLDHIRQGDLEQVGRFLRARKVSLDTIHPSGLAALHEAVLSGNLECVKLLVKYGADIHQRDEEGWTPLHMACSDGYPEIARYLISLGADRAATNDDGALPRDLVDPDFKDLVALFRDTKVD, from the exons ATGCCCAGCAGGACGGCCCGCTACGCCCGCTACAGCCCCCGGCAGAGGCGCCGCCGGCTGCTGGCCGACCGCAGCGTGCGCTTCCCCAACGATGTCCTCTTCTTGGACCACATCCGCCAGGGGGACCTGGAGCAGGTGGGGCGCTTCCTCCGCGCCCGCAAGGTCTCCCTGGACACCATCCACCCGTCCG gcctggccgcgctgcaCGAGGCCGTGCTCAGCGGGAACCTGGAGTGCGTGAAGCTGCTGGTCAAGTACGGCGCGGACATCCACCAGCGCGACGAGGAGGGCTGGACGCCGCTGCACATGGCCTGCAGCGACGGCTACCCCGAGATCGCCAG GTACCTCATCTCCCTGGGGGCCGACCGCGCCGCCACCAACGACGACGGCGCGCTGCCCCGCGACCTCGTGGACCCGGACTTCAAGGACCTGGTGGCGCTCTTCCGAGACACCAAGGTGGACTAG
- the GCGR gene encoding glucagon receptor isoform X2, which yields MGPILPVPAWAKGLSTHSGHWGTCRAQEHPGVMCSARPPGQGTCQPRTHRGHWERAGGRLWRRGLQPPGRSRPERALAVLATRPAPAGSQDARPQGWLGGSRSVRLAPSPIPALALQPVAPGPPCPSVQPLPDVGGQLPRGMPPTWPCRPLPPPLLLLLLLLAGQPQATSAQVMDFLFEKWKLYRDQCHHNLSLLPPPTQLVCNRTFDKYSCWPDTLPNTTASISCPWYLPWYHKVQHRLVFKRCGLDGQWVRGPRGQPWRDASQCQMDTDEMEAQKEVAKMYSSFQVMYTVGYTLSLAALLLALAVLLGCSQLHCTRNHIHANLFASFVLKAGAVLATDRLLQTRYGQQLGDDLSVSVWLSDGAVAGCRVAAVSMQYGVVANYCWLLVEGVYLHSLLSLPALPERSHFGLYLAIGWGAPLLFVIPWAVVKCLFENVQCWTSNDNMGFWWILRAPVFLAILINFFIFIRVVHLLVAKLRAHQMHHTDYKFRLAKSTLTLIPLLGVHEVVFAFVTDEQAQGALRATKLFFDLFLSSFQGLLVAVLYCFLNKEAHSRPWTAHPPVPAGAVGAAPALAPLAHGQSSAGGAAGQRPRALCPTREASAGAGWGQPRTPPGPLL from the exons ATGGGCCCCATCCTACCTGTGCCTGCCTGGGCCAAGGGGCTGTCCACGCACAGTGGGCACTGGGGGACGTGCAGAGCCCAGGAGCACCCGGGAGTCATGTGCTCTGCCAGGCCCCCAGGGCAGGGCACGTGCCAGCCCAGGACGCACAGGGGACACTGGGAGCGTGCAGGTGGCCGGCTGTGGAGGAGGGgcctgcagcctcctgggagaTCCAGGCCGGAGAGGGCCCTCGCTGTGCTGGCCACCCGGCCGGCTCCTGCTGGGAG CCAGGACGCCAGGCCTCAGGGGTGGCTTGGGGGCAGCAGGAGCGTCCGGCTAGCACCGTCTCCCATCCCTGCTCTGGCGCTCCAGCCTGTGGCCCCCGGGCCCCCTTGCCCCAGCGTGCAGCCCCTGCCAGATGTGGGGGGGCAGCTGCCCAGAGGCATGCCCCCCACCTGGCCGTGCCGCCCTCtcccgccgccgctgctgctgctgctgttgctgctcgCTGGCCAG CCACAGGCCACCTCCGCCCAGGTGATGGACTTCCTGTTTGAGAAGTGGAAGCTGTACAGGGACCAGTGTCACCACAACCTGAGCCTGCTCCCTCCGCCCACTC AGCTGGTCTGCAATAGGACATTCGACAAGTACTCCTGCTGGCCCGACACCCTGCCCAACACCACGGCCAGCATCAGCTGCCCCTGGTATCTGCCTTGGTACCACAAAG TGCAGCATCGCCTTGTGTTCAAGAGGTGCGGTCTGGATGGGCAGTGGGTGCGTGGGCCCCGGGGGCAGCCGTGGCGCGACGCCTCCCAGTGCCAGATGGACACAGACGAGATGGAGGCCCAG AAGGAGGTGGCCAAGATGTACAGCAGCTTCCAGGTGATGTACACCGTGGGCTACACGCTGTCGCTGGCGGccctgctcctggccctggccgtcCTGCTGGGCTGCAG CCAGCTGCACTGCACTCGCAACCACATCCACGCCAACCTGTTCGCCTCCTTCGTGCTCAAGGCCGGCGCGGTGCTGGCCACTGACCGGCTGCTGCAGACCCGCTACGGCCAGCAGCTGGGTGACGACCTCAGCGTGAGCGTCTGGCTCAGCGACGGG GCTGTGGCCGGCTGCCGGGTAGCCGCGGTGTCCATGCAGTACGGCGTCGTGGCCAACTACTGCTGGCTGCTGGTGGAGGGGGTCTACCTGCACAGCCTGCTGAGCCTGCCCGCCCTCCCCGAGAGGAGCCACTTCGGCCTCTACCTGGCCATCGGCTGGG GCGCCCCCCTGCTGTTTGTCATCCCCTGGGCGGTGGTCAAGTGCCTGTTCGAGAACGTCCA GTGCTGGACCAGCAATGACAACATGGGCTTCTGGTGGATCCTCCGTGCCCCCGTCTTCCTGGCCATCCTG ATCAACTTCTTCATCTTCATCCGCGTCGTCCACCTCCTCGTGGCCAAGCTGAGAGCCCACCAGATGCACCACACAGACTACAAGTTCCG GCTGGCCAAGTCCACGCTGACCCTCATCCCCCTGCTGGGCGTCCATGAGGTCGTCTTCGCCTTCGTGACGGACGAGCAGGCCCAGGGCGCCCTGCGCGCCACCAAGCTCTTCTTCGACCTCTTCCTCAGCTCCTTCCag ggcctgctggtggctgtcctctactgcttcctcaaCAAGGAG GCCCACAGCAGGCCCTGGACGGCCCACCCCCCTGTGCCCGCAGGTGCAGTCGGAGCTGCTCCGGCGCTGGCGCCGCTGGCGCATGGGCAAAGCTCTGCGGGAGGAGCGGCCGGTCAGCGTCCACGTGCCCTCTGCCCCACCCGAGAAGCTTCGGCCGGTGCAGGATGGGGGCAGCCCCGGACCCCCCCAGGACCTCTCCTCTGA
- the GCGR gene encoding glucagon receptor isoform X4: MPPTWPCRPLPPPLLLLLLLLAGQPQATSAQVMDFLFEKWKLYRDQCHHNLSLLPPPTQLVCNRTFDKYSCWPDTLPNTTASISCPWYLPWYHKVQHRLVFKRCGLDGQWVRGPRGQPWRDASQCQMDTDEMEAQKEVAKMYSSFQVMYTVGYTLSLAALLLALAVLLGCSQLHCTRNHIHANLFASFVLKAGAVLATDRLLQTRYGQQLGDDLSVSVWLSDGAVAGCRVAAVSMQYGVVANYCWLLVEGVYLHSLLSLPALPERSHFGLYLAIGWGAPLLFVIPWAVVKCLFENVQCWTSNDNMGFWWILRAPVFLAILINFFIFIRVVHLLVAKLRAHQMHHTDYKFRLAKSTLTLIPLLGVHEVVFAFVTDEQAQGALRATKLFFDLFLSSFQGLLVAVLYCFLNKEVQSELLRRWRRWRMGKALREERPVSVHVPSAPPEKLRPVQDGGSPGPPQDLSSEALLASDLPGLAENPF; this comes from the exons ATGCCCCCCACCTGGCCGTGCCGCCCTCtcccgccgccgctgctgctgctgctgttgctgctcgCTGGCCAG CCACAGGCCACCTCCGCCCAGGTGATGGACTTCCTGTTTGAGAAGTGGAAGCTGTACAGGGACCAGTGTCACCACAACCTGAGCCTGCTCCCTCCGCCCACTC AGCTGGTCTGCAATAGGACATTCGACAAGTACTCCTGCTGGCCCGACACCCTGCCCAACACCACGGCCAGCATCAGCTGCCCCTGGTATCTGCCTTGGTACCACAAAG TGCAGCATCGCCTTGTGTTCAAGAGGTGCGGTCTGGATGGGCAGTGGGTGCGTGGGCCCCGGGGGCAGCCGTGGCGCGACGCCTCCCAGTGCCAGATGGACACAGACGAGATGGAGGCCCAG AAGGAGGTGGCCAAGATGTACAGCAGCTTCCAGGTGATGTACACCGTGGGCTACACGCTGTCGCTGGCGGccctgctcctggccctggccgtcCTGCTGGGCTGCAG CCAGCTGCACTGCACTCGCAACCACATCCACGCCAACCTGTTCGCCTCCTTCGTGCTCAAGGCCGGCGCGGTGCTGGCCACTGACCGGCTGCTGCAGACCCGCTACGGCCAGCAGCTGGGTGACGACCTCAGCGTGAGCGTCTGGCTCAGCGACGGG GCTGTGGCCGGCTGCCGGGTAGCCGCGGTGTCCATGCAGTACGGCGTCGTGGCCAACTACTGCTGGCTGCTGGTGGAGGGGGTCTACCTGCACAGCCTGCTGAGCCTGCCCGCCCTCCCCGAGAGGAGCCACTTCGGCCTCTACCTGGCCATCGGCTGGG GCGCCCCCCTGCTGTTTGTCATCCCCTGGGCGGTGGTCAAGTGCCTGTTCGAGAACGTCCA GTGCTGGACCAGCAATGACAACATGGGCTTCTGGTGGATCCTCCGTGCCCCCGTCTTCCTGGCCATCCTG ATCAACTTCTTCATCTTCATCCGCGTCGTCCACCTCCTCGTGGCCAAGCTGAGAGCCCACCAGATGCACCACACAGACTACAAGTTCCG GCTGGCCAAGTCCACGCTGACCCTCATCCCCCTGCTGGGCGTCCATGAGGTCGTCTTCGCCTTCGTGACGGACGAGCAGGCCCAGGGCGCCCTGCGCGCCACCAAGCTCTTCTTCGACCTCTTCCTCAGCTCCTTCCag ggcctgctggtggctgtcctctactgcttcctcaaCAAGGAG GTGCAGTCGGAGCTGCTCCGGCGCTGGCGCCGCTGGCGCATGGGCAAAGCTCTGCGGGAGGAGCGGCCGGTCAGCGTCCACGTGCCCTCTGCCCCACCCGAGAAGCTTCGGCCGGTGCAGGATGGGGGCAGCCCCGGACCCCCCCAGGACCTCTCCTCTGAAGCCCTCTTGGCCAGTGACCTCCCCGGGCTGGCTGAGAACCCCTTCTGA
- the GCGR gene encoding glucagon receptor isoform X3 yields MGPILPVPAWAKGLSTHSGHWGTCRAQEHPGVMCSARPPGQGTCQPRTHRGHWERAGGRLWRRGLQPPGRSRPERALAVLATRPAPAGSQDARPQGWLGGSRSVRLAPSPIPALALQPVAPGPPCPSVQPLPDVGGQLPRGMPPTWPCRPLPPPLLLLLLLLAGQVMDFLFEKWKLYRDQCHHNLSLLPPPTQLVCNRTFDKYSCWPDTLPNTTASISCPWYLPWYHKVQHRLVFKRCGLDGQWVRGPRGQPWRDASQCQMDTDEMEAQKEVAKMYSSFQVMYTVGYTLSLAALLLALAVLLGCSQLHCTRNHIHANLFASFVLKAGAVLATDRLLQTRYGQQLGDDLSVSVWLSDGAVAGCRVAAVSMQYGVVANYCWLLVEGVYLHSLLSLPALPERSHFGLYLAIGWGAPLLFVIPWAVVKCLFENVQCWTSNDNMGFWWILRAPVFLAILINFFIFIRVVHLLVAKLRAHQMHHTDYKFRLAKSTLTLIPLLGVHEVVFAFVTDEQAQGALRATKLFFDLFLSSFQGLLVAVLYCFLNKEVQSELLRRWRRWRMGKALREERPVSVHVPSAPPEKLRPVQDGGSPGPPQDLSSEALLASDLPGLAENPF; encoded by the exons ATGGGCCCCATCCTACCTGTGCCTGCCTGGGCCAAGGGGCTGTCCACGCACAGTGGGCACTGGGGGACGTGCAGAGCCCAGGAGCACCCGGGAGTCATGTGCTCTGCCAGGCCCCCAGGGCAGGGCACGTGCCAGCCCAGGACGCACAGGGGACACTGGGAGCGTGCAGGTGGCCGGCTGTGGAGGAGGGgcctgcagcctcctgggagaTCCAGGCCGGAGAGGGCCCTCGCTGTGCTGGCCACCCGGCCGGCTCCTGCTGGGAG CCAGGACGCCAGGCCTCAGGGGTGGCTTGGGGGCAGCAGGAGCGTCCGGCTAGCACCGTCTCCCATCCCTGCTCTGGCGCTCCAGCCTGTGGCCCCCGGGCCCCCTTGCCCCAGCGTGCAGCCCCTGCCAGATGTGGGGGGGCAGCTGCCCAGAGGCATGCCCCCCACCTGGCCGTGCCGCCCTCtcccgccgccgctgctgctgctgctgttgctgctcgCTGGCCAG GTGATGGACTTCCTGTTTGAGAAGTGGAAGCTGTACAGGGACCAGTGTCACCACAACCTGAGCCTGCTCCCTCCGCCCACTC AGCTGGTCTGCAATAGGACATTCGACAAGTACTCCTGCTGGCCCGACACCCTGCCCAACACCACGGCCAGCATCAGCTGCCCCTGGTATCTGCCTTGGTACCACAAAG TGCAGCATCGCCTTGTGTTCAAGAGGTGCGGTCTGGATGGGCAGTGGGTGCGTGGGCCCCGGGGGCAGCCGTGGCGCGACGCCTCCCAGTGCCAGATGGACACAGACGAGATGGAGGCCCAG AAGGAGGTGGCCAAGATGTACAGCAGCTTCCAGGTGATGTACACCGTGGGCTACACGCTGTCGCTGGCGGccctgctcctggccctggccgtcCTGCTGGGCTGCAG CCAGCTGCACTGCACTCGCAACCACATCCACGCCAACCTGTTCGCCTCCTTCGTGCTCAAGGCCGGCGCGGTGCTGGCCACTGACCGGCTGCTGCAGACCCGCTACGGCCAGCAGCTGGGTGACGACCTCAGCGTGAGCGTCTGGCTCAGCGACGGG GCTGTGGCCGGCTGCCGGGTAGCCGCGGTGTCCATGCAGTACGGCGTCGTGGCCAACTACTGCTGGCTGCTGGTGGAGGGGGTCTACCTGCACAGCCTGCTGAGCCTGCCCGCCCTCCCCGAGAGGAGCCACTTCGGCCTCTACCTGGCCATCGGCTGGG GCGCCCCCCTGCTGTTTGTCATCCCCTGGGCGGTGGTCAAGTGCCTGTTCGAGAACGTCCA GTGCTGGACCAGCAATGACAACATGGGCTTCTGGTGGATCCTCCGTGCCCCCGTCTTCCTGGCCATCCTG ATCAACTTCTTCATCTTCATCCGCGTCGTCCACCTCCTCGTGGCCAAGCTGAGAGCCCACCAGATGCACCACACAGACTACAAGTTCCG GCTGGCCAAGTCCACGCTGACCCTCATCCCCCTGCTGGGCGTCCATGAGGTCGTCTTCGCCTTCGTGACGGACGAGCAGGCCCAGGGCGCCCTGCGCGCCACCAAGCTCTTCTTCGACCTCTTCCTCAGCTCCTTCCag ggcctgctggtggctgtcctctactgcttcctcaaCAAGGAG GTGCAGTCGGAGCTGCTCCGGCGCTGGCGCCGCTGGCGCATGGGCAAAGCTCTGCGGGAGGAGCGGCCGGTCAGCGTCCACGTGCCCTCTGCCCCACCCGAGAAGCTTCGGCCGGTGCAGGATGGGGGCAGCCCCGGACCCCCCCAGGACCTCTCCTCTGAAGCCCTCTTGGCCAGTGACCTCCCCGGGCTGGCTGAGAACCCCTTCTGA